One part of the Rhodopirellula islandica genome encodes these proteins:
- a CDS encoding MBL fold metallo-hydrolase, which yields MTAPDPAPADSSATDPTSPAPTPELIFLGTGTSVGVPAIGCECDVCQSTDPHNNRTRCSILIRLPEGNLLIDTPPDLRTQLLREKIKLVHAVVFTHEHADHIYGLDDLRLFPFRLGRPVPLYCRADVEARIRTSYDYAFSTRQQTHAGSRPQLEILPINNDDPFEVLGFRIMPVPLKHGPHFEVLGFRLGNFAYCTDTNHISESSMERLRGLDTLVLDALRFTPHPTHFNIDEALEVIEELKPRQAFLTHLGHDIDHGPVEASLPDHVHLAYDGLRLPMPSIQ from the coding sequence ATGACCGCACCCGATCCTGCTCCAGCCGACTCGTCCGCGACCGATCCAACTTCCCCGGCCCCGACTCCCGAGTTGATCTTTTTGGGAACCGGAACCAGCGTCGGTGTTCCCGCGATTGGATGCGAGTGCGATGTCTGCCAAAGCACCGACCCGCACAACAATCGCACACGCTGCTCGATTCTGATCCGGTTGCCCGAGGGCAATCTGCTGATCGACACGCCGCCTGATTTGCGAACGCAATTGCTCCGCGAAAAGATCAAACTCGTGCACGCGGTTGTGTTCACACACGAACACGCCGACCACATTTATGGGCTGGATGACCTGCGGTTGTTTCCGTTTCGACTCGGTCGTCCCGTTCCGCTGTACTGCCGTGCGGATGTCGAGGCTCGAATTCGCACGTCCTACGACTATGCGTTCTCCACTCGACAACAAACCCACGCGGGATCACGGCCCCAACTGGAAATCCTCCCGATCAACAACGACGACCCGTTTGAGGTTCTCGGCTTTCGTATCATGCCGGTTCCGCTGAAGCACGGACCGCACTTCGAAGTGCTGGGTTTCCGCCTGGGCAACTTCGCCTATTGCACCGACACCAATCACATTTCGGAGTCGTCCATGGAACGACTGCGCGGCCTCGACACGCTGGTCCTGGATGCCTTGCGATTCACGCCGCACCCGACTCACTTCAACATCGACGAAGCCCTCGAGGTGATCGAAGAACTCAAACCACGCCAAGCCTTCCTGACTCATCTGGGCCACGACATCGATCACGGCCCCGTGGAAGCCTCGCTGCCCGATCACGTTCACTTGGCCTACGACGGACTGCGTCTGCCAATGCCATCCATCCAGTAG
- a CDS encoding acyl-CoA thioesterase — translation MPHTFFDLHHTVADDEIDAQQHVHNLRYLQWTLWAARDHSAAEGWDAASALQDGLGWVVRGHDITYRAAALAGDELIIRTWIPSWNRYSCQRHYLVTRPSDQTVLAKVQTRWVFVDLNRHRAIEIPPAAVAAIHVCETPPPSPWADSDDT, via the coding sequence ATGCCTCACACTTTCTTCGACCTGCATCACACAGTTGCCGACGACGAAATCGATGCCCAACAACACGTCCACAACCTGCGGTATTTGCAGTGGACGCTGTGGGCCGCTCGCGACCATAGCGCCGCCGAGGGCTGGGACGCGGCTTCCGCACTGCAAGACGGTTTGGGCTGGGTCGTTCGCGGGCATGACATCACTTACCGAGCCGCGGCGTTGGCCGGGGACGAATTGATCATCCGGACGTGGATCCCAAGCTGGAACCGTTATTCCTGCCAGCGGCATTACCTGGTGACGCGTCCCTCCGATCAAACGGTGCTTGCCAAAGTCCAAACCCGCTGGGTGTTTGTCGATTTGAACCGGCACCGTGCCATCGAGATCCCTCCTGCTGCGGTCGCCGCCATCCACGTTTGCGAAACGCCTCCGCCATCCCCCTGGGCCGACTCCGATGACACCTGA
- a CDS encoding phosphotransferase, whose protein sequence is MYRIRLAANPFYYALKVSPESQPVARWHGLADPLARAMAEPADASSDVPGGPTLDVPRGESISPPSLLNAAVADRDSLLSLNSFSSTEAPFHSGLLAVPVPTADGRWVVFEHGRQWQCIPWVEGTACTDREAMDPTAASRALLLGGEAIARVQARLSTLPEPTHPSNEIPRCLRDRMQRLQELSPWVLSGSSLRERLPNTTARWRALLERCVTGNDGSVPASELGGNVPPIHALPTGPQREAAQVGYQELAQRMMSATDCMVERGVIMHRKLVSELQQHIEQPPAHWRRAWVLRDVHREHILFSANRERVTGIIDHDAMDWDCPVVDLARWAGSFPVQLEQRSAITRLGLAVDGYNRIASANHGLGLADGAEARPFFLQSPTPEELALSETLLRLNAWVGMANWVDWIGLRRRVFFSSPESLSNRISGLIDSVCHFC, encoded by the coding sequence GTGTATCGAATTCGTCTCGCCGCGAACCCCTTTTACTATGCGTTGAAGGTGTCGCCCGAAAGTCAGCCCGTGGCTCGTTGGCATGGTTTGGCTGATCCGTTGGCCAGAGCGATGGCGGAACCTGCCGATGCGTCGAGTGACGTTCCCGGCGGGCCCACGCTGGACGTTCCTCGCGGCGAAAGCATCTCGCCACCATCTCTCTTGAATGCCGCGGTTGCTGACCGCGATTCTTTGCTCTCGTTGAATTCGTTTTCATCGACGGAAGCCCCGTTTCATTCCGGGTTGCTCGCTGTGCCTGTTCCGACCGCGGATGGTCGCTGGGTCGTTTTTGAGCATGGCCGACAATGGCAATGCATCCCGTGGGTGGAAGGGACCGCGTGCACCGATCGCGAAGCAATGGATCCCACCGCTGCCTCGCGCGCCTTGTTGCTCGGCGGGGAAGCGATCGCACGGGTGCAGGCGAGGCTGAGCACCTTGCCCGAGCCAACTCATCCGTCCAACGAGATCCCGCGTTGTTTGCGGGATCGAATGCAACGGCTTCAGGAACTGAGTCCGTGGGTCTTGTCGGGGAGTTCGCTGCGAGAGCGATTGCCCAACACAACGGCACGCTGGCGAGCGCTGCTGGAACGATGTGTGACAGGGAATGACGGCAGTGTGCCTGCGAGCGAGCTTGGGGGCAACGTTCCACCAATCCATGCTCTGCCGACGGGCCCCCAGCGGGAGGCTGCCCAGGTCGGCTATCAAGAGCTCGCTCAGCGAATGATGTCCGCGACGGATTGCATGGTCGAGCGAGGCGTGATCATGCATCGCAAATTGGTTTCGGAATTGCAGCAACACATTGAGCAGCCACCGGCGCACTGGCGTCGGGCTTGGGTGCTTCGCGACGTCCACCGGGAACACATCCTGTTCAGTGCAAATCGCGAACGGGTGACTGGAATCATTGATCACGACGCGATGGACTGGGATTGTCCGGTCGTGGACCTGGCTCGCTGGGCGGGCAGCTTTCCGGTTCAGCTGGAACAGCGGTCAGCGATCACGCGGCTGGGATTGGCCGTGGACGGATACAATCGGATTGCCTCCGCAAATCACGGGCTGGGATTGGCGGATGGAGCCGAGGCCCGCCCATTCTTTCTTCAGAGCCCGACACCCGAAGAGCTTGCCTTGAGCGAGACTCTGCTTCGCTTGAACGCGTGGGTGGGAATGGCGAATTGGGTGGATTGGATTGGACTGAGGCGGCGAGTGTTTTTCTCGTCTCCTGAGTCTCTCTCAAACCGAATTTCCGGTTTGATCGATTCAGTTTGCCACTTTTGTTAA
- a CDS encoding DUF485 domain-containing protein, translated as MSASDPAPESEPSVTSDVSTPLPAAPASDRTSRLGLVLFVIYLLLYGGFVLLNAFKAEVMDTIVFAGLNLAIVYGFALILVAIGMALIYGMKTPDEPQAMEASE; from the coding sequence TTGTCCGCCTCAGATCCCGCCCCCGAATCGGAACCATCGGTCACCTCCGATGTCTCGACTCCGCTCCCTGCCGCTCCCGCCTCGGACAGAACTTCCCGACTGGGACTGGTTTTGTTCGTCATCTACCTGCTGCTTTACGGCGGGTTTGTGCTGCTGAACGCTTTCAAGGCGGAAGTGATGGACACCATCGTTTTCGCGGGCTTGAACCTGGCGATCGTCTACGGATTCGCGTTGATCCTGGTCGCGATTGGTATGGCGCTGATCTACGGAATGAAGACCCCGGATGAGCCTCAAGCGATGGAGGCATCGGAATGA
- the folE gene encoding GTP cyclohydrolase I FolE: MADKEQPAERTPFFVDKNAPHNEVDFARIESAVREILEAVGEDPDRDGLLETPERVARMYAEMFAGLKSDPGRHLAKVFAEDYDEIVLVRDISFCSMCEHHLLPFTGKAHIAYLPSGKVVGLSKLARVVEEVARRPQVQERLTHTVANLIEDRLSARGVAVVVESTHSCMTMRGIRKPGSLCLTSAMRGAFKTDPKSRAEVLGLINRAAS, translated from the coding sequence GTGGCCGACAAAGAACAACCTGCCGAACGAACGCCGTTTTTTGTCGACAAGAACGCGCCTCACAACGAAGTCGACTTTGCTCGAATCGAATCGGCGGTGCGCGAGATCCTGGAAGCGGTTGGTGAGGACCCCGATCGCGATGGGTTGCTGGAAACACCGGAACGCGTCGCACGCATGTACGCCGAAATGTTCGCCGGTCTGAAATCGGACCCCGGCCGTCACCTCGCGAAAGTGTTTGCCGAGGACTATGACGAAATCGTGTTGGTGCGAGACATCAGTTTCTGCAGCATGTGCGAGCATCACCTGTTGCCGTTCACGGGCAAGGCACACATCGCTTATTTGCCCAGCGGCAAGGTCGTGGGCCTGAGCAAGTTGGCTCGCGTGGTCGAAGAGGTCGCCAGGCGTCCGCAGGTGCAAGAACGATTGACCCACACGGTCGCCAATTTGATCGAGGATCGATTGTCGGCGCGAGGTGTTGCGGTGGTGGTGGAGTCGACGCACAGTTGCATGACGATGCGAGGCATTCGCAAACCAGGCAGTTTGTGTTTGACCAGCGCCATGCGAGGCGCTTTCAAGACCGATCCCAAGTCACGTGCCGAAGTCTTGGGCCTGATCAACCGCGCCGCGTCGTAG
- a CDS encoding sodium/solute symporter, whose product MIYEPSMTAVVVFFAFVGFTIALSFYLGGKAKSSAGYFAAHGQIPWFINGIAFAGDYLSAASFLGICGMIAAYGYDGFLYSIGYLAGWIVALFVIAEPMKRLGKFTFADALDAKFDSKGIKAAAGISTLIVSVFYLIPQMVGAGVLIQPLLGFPHWVGVLLVGAVVITIVVTAGMVSTTWVQFLKGSLLVIFSAILVVMVLQQGFKVDNQSFPSHSFAIGEFNRQAIAEAMNRELVEPSSWADNDQYLQFTREDGDGYDVYRADIQEGGTMIVSEAQSITTLPDGETLIGGLPKGDQPGQGHLRPVGRIKVLPNEYIGQSETGPLGPLKFFDVLNRSTVVLWGNETLKNEDGSTTQVFYQKPTSGSQVLRPGEHPRFAGIRSDSWTGKFNFLSLMLALFCGTASLPHILIRYYTVKDAAAARKSTIVGITSIGFFYVLTLYLGLGAMTSGTLDVTNSNMAAPLLARGMSGLLFAIISAIAFTTVLGTVSGLILASSGAVAHDLLGGVMGMEFSENSQVRIAKIAAVVVGAIAIVLGILFRNLNVSYLVGWAFSIAASANLPALIMLLFWKRTTAQGIIASVIVGMFSSLGWILLSADTFEKVYGIDPLSSPVPFSQPGIVTIPLALVTLIVVSLMTKNRKATTT is encoded by the coding sequence ATGATTTACGAACCCTCCATGACCGCCGTCGTTGTTTTCTTTGCTTTCGTCGGCTTCACGATCGCACTGAGTTTCTACCTTGGCGGCAAAGCCAAATCATCCGCGGGCTACTTCGCCGCCCACGGCCAAATCCCCTGGTTCATCAACGGGATCGCGTTCGCGGGAGACTACCTGTCCGCGGCATCGTTCCTGGGCATTTGCGGGATGATCGCGGCCTACGGCTACGATGGTTTCCTGTATTCGATCGGCTACCTGGCCGGCTGGATCGTGGCCTTGTTCGTGATCGCCGAACCCATGAAGCGGCTCGGCAAGTTCACCTTCGCCGATGCACTCGACGCCAAGTTCGATTCCAAAGGAATCAAGGCCGCGGCTGGGATCAGCACACTGATCGTCAGCGTGTTCTATCTGATTCCGCAAATGGTCGGCGCCGGGGTTCTGATTCAACCGTTGCTGGGTTTCCCACACTGGGTCGGCGTGCTGCTGGTCGGTGCCGTCGTGATCACGATTGTGGTCACCGCCGGAATGGTCTCGACCACCTGGGTTCAGTTTCTGAAGGGATCGCTGCTGGTTATCTTCAGCGCGATCCTGGTCGTGATGGTGCTGCAACAAGGGTTCAAGGTCGACAACCAATCGTTCCCTTCCCACAGCTTCGCCATCGGTGAATTCAATCGCCAGGCCATTGCAGAAGCCATGAATCGCGAACTGGTGGAACCATCGAGTTGGGCGGACAACGACCAATACCTCCAGTTCACTCGTGAAGACGGTGACGGCTACGACGTTTACCGCGCGGACATCCAAGAAGGCGGGACGATGATCGTCTCGGAAGCCCAGTCGATCACAACGCTGCCCGATGGCGAGACGTTGATTGGCGGGCTGCCCAAGGGCGACCAACCTGGGCAAGGTCACCTGCGACCGGTGGGCCGGATCAAGGTGCTGCCCAACGAATACATTGGCCAATCCGAAACCGGGCCGCTCGGCCCTCTGAAGTTCTTCGACGTTCTCAATCGCAGCACCGTGGTGCTCTGGGGCAATGAAACTCTGAAGAACGAAGATGGTTCGACCACGCAAGTCTTCTACCAAAAACCAACCAGTGGTTCGCAGGTTCTGCGGCCCGGCGAACACCCTCGTTTCGCTGGCATTCGCAGTGACAGTTGGACGGGCAAGTTCAACTTCCTGTCACTGATGCTGGCGCTGTTCTGCGGCACCGCCTCGTTGCCACACATCTTGATTCGCTACTACACGGTCAAGGACGCCGCCGCGGCTCGCAAGAGCACGATCGTTGGGATCACCAGCATCGGGTTCTTCTACGTCCTGACGCTGTACCTGGGACTGGGGGCCATGACCAGCGGCACCCTCGACGTGACGAACAGCAACATGGCCGCGCCGCTGCTTGCTCGCGGAATGAGTGGACTGCTGTTTGCCATCATTTCGGCAATCGCCTTCACAACCGTCTTGGGCACCGTCAGCGGATTGATTTTGGCCAGCAGTGGAGCCGTCGCCCACGACTTGCTCGGTGGCGTGATGGGCATGGAATTCAGCGAGAACAGCCAGGTTCGAATCGCAAAAATCGCGGCCGTGGTCGTGGGAGCCATCGCGATTGTGCTGGGGATCCTGTTCCGCAACCTCAACGTCAGTTACTTGGTCGGGTGGGCCTTCAGCATCGCAGCGAGTGCGAACCTACCGGCACTCATCATGCTGCTGTTCTGGAAACGCACGACCGCCCAAGGCATCATCGCCAGCGTCATCGTCGGCATGTTCAGTTCGCTGGGATGGATCCTGTTGTCGGCCGACACCTTCGAAAAGGTGTACGGCATCGATCCGTTGAGCAGCCCCGTGCCGTTCAGCCAGCCGGGCATCGTGACGATCCCGTTGGCTCTGGTCACCTTGATCGTGGTGTCGTTGATGACAAAGAACAGAAAGGCCACCACAACGTAG
- a CDS encoding HDOD domain-containing protein, with product MTSVAESTNLEDVFHVDILPALPHSAISLLQLSQKEEAGPNDFARPIEADPGLMGQVLRFVNSSYFGFSREIMSIPQAITLVGSRAIVNFALWNAVFSVIPNPKFGPFDLKALWQDSLRRAIFARKMGRLLKLESSEDLFAGALLQDMAIPLLLKELPTEYEALVEKRAAEGKRLSGLEQEMFGWNHADAAAILATRWKLPEEFVALIAQHTEIEQLLEMGSEARGAACVALASLLPSCSEKEWHEQEKFTSACKRLSGMTGESLVECMTEVDELTAEFAPLLKLPVPEQSIMSFLAEK from the coding sequence ATGACCAGCGTCGCAGAAAGCACCAATTTGGAAGATGTTTTTCATGTCGACATTTTGCCAGCGTTGCCACACAGCGCTATCAGCCTGTTGCAATTGTCTCAAAAAGAAGAAGCCGGACCGAATGATTTCGCTCGGCCAATTGAGGCTGATCCAGGATTGATGGGGCAGGTGTTGCGGTTTGTGAATTCCTCGTATTTCGGGTTCAGTCGCGAAATCATGAGCATCCCGCAGGCCATCACGTTGGTGGGTTCGCGAGCGATTGTGAACTTCGCTTTGTGGAACGCCGTGTTCAGTGTGATTCCCAATCCCAAGTTCGGTCCCTTTGATCTCAAGGCGCTGTGGCAGGACTCGCTGCGTCGTGCGATCTTTGCGCGAAAGATGGGACGACTGTTGAAGTTGGAGTCGTCTGAAGATTTGTTTGCGGGAGCTTTGTTGCAAGACATGGCGATTCCGTTGTTGCTCAAAGAGTTGCCGACGGAATACGAAGCGTTGGTGGAGAAGCGTGCCGCGGAAGGCAAACGCCTGAGCGGTTTGGAGCAAGAGATGTTTGGTTGGAACCATGCGGACGCCGCCGCGATTTTGGCGACCCGTTGGAAACTTCCCGAAGAGTTTGTGGCTTTGATTGCTCAGCACACCGAGATTGAGCAGTTGCTGGAAATGGGCAGTGAGGCTCGCGGTGCCGCTTGTGTCGCGTTGGCATCCTTGTTGCCATCGTGCAGTGAAAAGGAATGGCACGAGCAGGAGAAATTCACGAGCGCTTGCAAGCGACTGTCTGGAATGACAGGTGAGTCGCTGGTCGAATGCATGACCGAAGTGGATGAGCTCACCGCTGAGTTCGCACCGTTGTTAAAATTGCCAGTCCCTGAACAATCCATCATGTCATTCCTGGCCGAGAAGTAG
- the msrA gene encoding peptide-methionine (S)-S-oxide reductase MsrA has protein sequence MPVPSIFASPSRSLASIAAAGLLIVATSCTQAAPPVGANSDDPNANPNYNGLPLDSEIVEIRTRPGEEVVTLAGGCFWCTEAVFERMEGVNDVVSGYIGGKVKRPNYDQVCGKMTGHAEAVQIYYDPTKTNFEELLKVFFKTHDPTTLNRQGADGGPQYRSSIFVHNEEQREIAKKTIEKLGEEYRDPIVTLIEPATKFYVAEEFHQDYYRRNPNAGYCQAVVANKVRKFNREFGDKIKGSAK, from the coding sequence ATGCCAGTGCCCTCCATCTTCGCTTCGCCATCCCGCTCGCTCGCGTCCATCGCGGCGGCTGGACTGTTGATTGTCGCGACGTCCTGCACCCAGGCCGCTCCGCCCGTGGGAGCGAATTCGGATGACCCCAACGCCAACCCCAATTACAACGGGTTGCCGTTGGATTCCGAAATTGTGGAGATCAGAACTCGGCCGGGCGAAGAGGTGGTGACGTTGGCGGGGGGCTGTTTCTGGTGCACGGAAGCCGTTTTTGAGCGGATGGAAGGCGTCAACGATGTCGTCTCGGGCTACATCGGAGGGAAGGTCAAGCGTCCCAATTACGATCAAGTTTGCGGTAAGATGACCGGCCACGCCGAAGCCGTCCAAATCTATTACGACCCGACCAAGACGAATTTTGAAGAGCTGCTCAAAGTGTTCTTCAAAACGCACGATCCAACGACCTTGAATCGGCAAGGCGCCGACGGTGGACCGCAGTACCGCAGCAGCATCTTCGTTCACAACGAGGAGCAACGTGAAATCGCCAAGAAGACGATTGAAAAACTGGGCGAAGAATACCGGGATCCGATCGTCACACTGATTGAGCCTGCCACCAAATTTTATGTGGCCGAAGAGTTTCACCAGGATTACTACCGCCGGAATCCAAACGCCGGTTATTGCCAAGCAGTGGTGGCCAACAAGGTTCGAAAATTCAACCGAGAATTCGGCGACAAGATCAAAGGATCCGCGAAGTAA
- a CDS encoding type II secretion system F family protein encodes MSRQMGVRSCRDFCRRFGVGLRAGADLLKLLESEAKHGPARQRMAMTKIREGAKDGHAISEMMRHQKPFFPPLLVVMTRVGETTGRLERTMLALSEHYAQQYTLRQNFIRAIAWPGLQLLIGIGVVSLMIWIMGVLTAPTGGEMTDMLGFGLRGPQGVLIFWAYVAAFAAVLGGMYLAFRKNVGGIQNIVPLVYQVPAIGGAIQTITLARFAWTLSLSLDAGINPIDSTKLSLDATDSSYYRSGAKSAEDAIRGGATLSEALHRTHLFPEEFITQIEIAELSGTDAESIDQLAKDYDERAKGAMKTIAGVATGVIWISVSMFLIFMIFRIFGKIMGFYQQGFEPI; translated from the coding sequence ATGTCACGACAGATGGGAGTGCGTTCCTGCCGCGATTTTTGCCGCCGGTTTGGCGTCGGGCTGCGAGCCGGTGCGGACTTGTTGAAGCTGTTGGAAAGCGAGGCCAAGCACGGTCCCGCACGCCAACGCATGGCCATGACCAAGATTCGCGAGGGGGCCAAAGACGGGCACGCGATCAGCGAGATGATGCGGCATCAGAAGCCATTCTTCCCGCCCTTGTTGGTCGTGATGACTCGGGTGGGCGAGACGACCGGCAGGCTGGAACGGACCATGTTGGCGCTGTCTGAGCACTACGCCCAACAGTACACGCTGCGCCAGAATTTCATTCGCGCGATCGCTTGGCCAGGGCTTCAGTTGTTGATTGGCATCGGCGTGGTGTCGTTGATGATTTGGATCATGGGCGTGCTGACGGCTCCCACCGGCGGTGAGATGACGGACATGCTGGGGTTCGGGTTGCGCGGCCCCCAAGGAGTGCTGATTTTCTGGGCCTACGTCGCCGCCTTCGCTGCGGTGCTGGGTGGGATGTACTTGGCGTTTCGAAAGAACGTTGGCGGCATCCAAAACATTGTGCCGTTGGTGTACCAGGTTCCCGCGATCGGTGGTGCCATTCAAACGATCACGTTGGCCCGTTTCGCTTGGACGCTGTCGCTGTCTTTGGACGCAGGGATCAACCCGATCGATTCGACGAAGTTGTCTTTGGACGCCACGGACAGTTCGTATTATCGAAGCGGAGCCAAGTCGGCCGAGGACGCGATTCGTGGCGGGGCGACGTTGAGTGAAGCGCTCCACCGAACGCATTTGTTCCCTGAGGAATTCATCACCCAGATCGAGATTGCAGAGCTCTCGGGGACCGATGCGGAATCCATTGACCAATTGGCCAAGGACTACGACGAACGAGCCAAAGGGGCGATGAAAACGATTGCCGGTGTGGCGACGGGCGTGATTTGGATTTCCGTTTCGATGTTCCTGATCTTCATGATTTTCCGTATCTTTGGCAAAATCATGGGCTTCTATCAGCAGGGTTTCGAGCCGATTTAG
- the recA gene encoding recombinase RecA: MAKQPRMATPAASKGVKLDPGMKTILEKEPGLKTTLQQIEKSFGDGAIMPLGASQKLTIDCISTGSLSLDMALGGKGIPRGRIIEVFGPESSGKTTLALHIGAEAQKSGGIAAIIDAEHAFDPSWAKKLGVELDSLLVSQPSSGEEAMQICEMLVKSNAVDVIIIDSVAALVPKAELEGEIGDSHVGLQARLMSQSMRKLTGAIAKSKSAVVFINQIREKVGVMFGSPETTPGGRALKFYCSCRIDVRRIGSLKDGEEQVGQRVKAKIVKNKVAPPFRIAEFDMMHSNGISFEGDLLDLGTENKVVNRSGSWFKYGDTYLGQGKEKARNFLIENPDVSDEIKQKVLVAGGFVAPLEGAEDEGEEAVKDGEAVANS; this comes from the coding sequence ATGGCAAAGCAACCACGCATGGCAACGCCCGCAGCATCCAAGGGCGTCAAGCTGGATCCGGGCATGAAGACCATTCTTGAAAAAGAACCCGGTCTGAAGACAACACTTCAACAGATCGAAAAGTCGTTTGGCGACGGTGCGATCATGCCGCTGGGAGCTTCCCAAAAGCTGACCATCGATTGCATCTCAACGGGCAGCCTCAGCCTGGATATGGCTCTGGGTGGAAAGGGCATCCCGCGAGGCCGCATCATCGAAGTCTTTGGACCGGAATCTTCCGGGAAGACGACGCTGGCTCTGCACATTGGTGCTGAAGCTCAAAAGTCCGGCGGTATCGCAGCGATCATCGATGCCGAGCATGCCTTTGACCCCAGTTGGGCCAAGAAGCTCGGCGTGGAACTGGACAGCCTGCTGGTCAGTCAACCCAGCAGCGGTGAAGAAGCGATGCAGATCTGCGAGATGCTGGTCAAATCCAACGCCGTCGACGTGATCATCATTGACTCCGTCGCGGCCTTGGTGCCCAAGGCGGAACTCGAAGGCGAGATCGGCGACAGCCACGTGGGCTTGCAAGCTCGTCTGATGAGCCAGTCGATGCGGAAGCTGACCGGTGCGATTGCCAAAAGCAAATCCGCTGTCGTCTTCATCAACCAAATTCGCGAGAAGGTCGGTGTGATGTTCGGCAGTCCCGAAACCACACCCGGCGGCCGTGCCCTCAAATTCTATTGCTCGTGCCGAATCGATGTTCGTCGGATTGGCAGCCTGAAGGACGGCGAAGAGCAAGTCGGTCAACGCGTCAAAGCCAAGATCGTGAAGAACAAGGTTGCACCTCCGTTCCGGATCGCTGAATTCGACATGATGCACTCCAACGGCATCAGCTTCGAAGGCGACTTGCTGGACCTCGGAACCGAGAACAAAGTCGTCAACCGCAGTGGTTCCTGGTTCAAGTACGGCGACACTTACCTGGGGCAAGGCAAAGAGAAGGCTCGCAACTTCTTGATCGAAAACCCAGACGTCTCCGACGAGATCAAGCAAAAGGTCCTGGTCGCGGGCGGCTTTGTCGCACCGCTCGAAGGAGCCGAAGACGAGGGTGAAGAAGCAGTCAAGGACGGCGAAGCCGTCGCCAACAGCTGA
- a CDS encoding DUF1589 domain-containing protein, translating into MLWNKASRPTTPARFNAARPITPQGRTWPTTSLAKGQPHRSQGNLPWYRTATKPHWPTANLNRNATH; encoded by the coding sequence ATGCTTTGGAACAAAGCGAGTCGTCCAACCACGCCCGCAAGATTCAACGCGGCCCGTCCAATCACCCCGCAAGGTAGAACCTGGCCTACAACGTCATTGGCCAAAGGCCAACCTCATCGTAGCCAGGGGAACCTCCCCTGGTACCGAACCGCAACGAAACCACATTGGCCAACGGCCAACCTCAACCGCAACGCAACCCATTGA
- a CDS encoding DUF1584 domain-containing protein, giving the protein MIFAAWLLLIAGTEVGQAQVVQLPSVRRFSSTSSMLIPDRGTGSIGGVSSYQSGRSSRGGFSPGGAFGGATRTGNASVSVTIIDQDEIDRQLLGDADPRRFAKQEAQQETIADAKALVQNARRLLQSGDRLRAQGAYELALHRLVRLSKQSPPSRTSSSHVGVSKAASPEYMLAYAKREYAQHFGELPAWVLADGRVSRSKIEAAGREPSGHAPGGLRRSAKQPGSMRMTEVTP; this is encoded by the coding sequence ATGATCTTCGCGGCCTGGTTGCTGTTGATCGCTGGGACGGAGGTTGGGCAGGCCCAAGTCGTGCAGCTTCCCAGTGTGCGACGGTTCTCTTCCACCAGCAGCATGTTGATTCCCGATCGTGGGACGGGATCGATCGGCGGCGTTTCGTCTTACCAAAGCGGGCGTTCATCGCGTGGTGGGTTTTCGCCTGGCGGAGCCTTCGGCGGTGCCACTCGCACCGGCAATGCATCCGTCTCCGTGACGATCATCGATCAAGACGAGATCGACCGTCAGTTGCTCGGCGATGCGGACCCGCGGCGATTTGCAAAACAGGAAGCACAACAAGAAACGATTGCCGACGCGAAAGCGTTGGTGCAAAACGCCAGGCGGTTGCTCCAGAGCGGCGATCGTTTGCGAGCACAAGGCGCGTACGAGTTGGCGCTGCATCGATTGGTGCGTTTGTCGAAACAAAGTCCGCCTTCGCGAACTTCATCCAGTCATGTGGGCGTGTCGAAGGCAGCCAGCCCGGAGTACATGTTGGCCTATGCAAAACGTGAATACGCACAGCACTTTGGTGAGCTGCCAGCGTGGGTTTTGGCTGATGGTCGCGTTTCTCGATCCAAAATCGAAGCGGCAGGGCGCGAGCCCTCCGGTCACGCACCGGGCGGCTTGCGCCGCTCCGCGAAACAACCGGGCAGCATGCGGATGACGGAGGTGACGCCGTGA